From Brienomyrus brachyistius isolate T26 chromosome 18, BBRACH_0.4, whole genome shotgun sequence, one genomic window encodes:
- the LOC125712471 gene encoding protocadherin gamma-A11-like isoform X6 has protein sequence MAKMAFRKTSGNMKEHIRLWIIFLSFSYVTHGQMRYSIPEEMVKGSVIGDFAADLGIDVKRLKSGRARIVAGDSSRYVELNTDKGILVVNERIDRETVCNQMSPCSFNTEIILENPIHLYSISIEILDINDHVPTFSRDEINIEMNEAAVPGARFLLDSAYDPDVGINTIQSYSLKPTDNFILKQETRSDGTKYIEMMLQSPVDREKQEDLSLTLTATDGGHPPRSGAMKINVKVLDANDNAPVFTKKLYRASIRENSSKGTLVTTVSASDSDKGVNGEVSYAIRRIKDEHSGIFELDEKSGEIFVRESIDYEKMQKFEIDVEARDHGGFTDSCAVVVDVIDVNDNIPIITLTSFTNPVFEDASPGTTIAVLNVKDLDSGENGQVTCVISENSPLVIKSSLMNYFTLETVENLDRETHAEYNITITARDHGSPSLSGYKTLHIRVSDVNDNAPVFEKLSYGVNLVENNTPGVSILTVKANDPDCCQNARVSYLLEDSEVNGVSASSLVSVNAESGVIHAMHSFDYEKLKEFQVKVRAQDAGSPPLSRNATIRIIIQDQNDNAPQILYPVQTGGFSVAEMVPRSADVGYLVTKVVAVDVDSGQNAWLSYKLQKATDRALFEVGSQNGEIRTIRPVSDKDAMKQRLTVIVEDNGQPSRSATVNVNVMVADSFPEVLSEFSDNTHEKDYNDNLTFYLVLALAVVSFLFILSLVVIISVKIYRWRQSRIFYQSNLPVIPYYPTLYSDAGGTGTLQHMHNYEVYMTNDSRKSDCKFVRPSSQSVLMVDPNSAEIMERTLREKNIMDENDLNPSNTEWHFAQNQRPGPSGKNRFHTTQERSAPYGIMRAGPSPDESGVPMSGTATGPWPNPPTEAEQLQALMAAANEANEASGPHLRPGTMGRCGPQFAMQHMPDYRQNVYIPGSTATLLAASPQQALPPPQEQGPPPIQAEPPKPAQTPASKKKSAKKDKK, from the exons ATGGCGAAAATGGCTTTCAGAAAAACATCCGGCAATATGAAGGAGCATATACGACTTTGGATAATTTTCCTTTCGTTTTCTTATGTAACCCATGGACAAATGCGATACTCTATTCCGGAGGAGATGGTGAAAGGCTCCGTCATCGGTGATTTCGCTGCGGATTTGGGAATCGACGTTAAAAGACTGAAAAGCGGCCGAGCTCGGATCGTTGCCGGAGACAGCAGTCGGTACGTGGAGCTGAACACAGACAAAGGAATACTGGTGGTCAATGAGAGAATAGACAGGGAGACGGTTTGTAATCAAATGTCTCCGTGCAGTTTCAACACTGAGATTATTCTCGAAAATCCAATCCACTTGTATAGTATTTCTATAGAAATATTGGATATAAACGATCATGTTCCAACATTTTCTAGAGATGagataaatattgaaatgaatgAGGCGGCGGTGCCCGGTGCGCGGTTTTTACTGGACAGCGCTTATGATCCAGATGTCGGTATTAATACCATACAGAGCTACAGTCTGAAACCGACTGATAACTTTATATTAAAACAGGAAACTCGTTCTGATGGCACTAAATATATTGAGATGATGCTACAATCCCCcgtagacagagagaaacaggaggactTGTCTCTAACATTAACTGCTACAGACGGGGGTCACCCACCGAGGTCCGGggcaatgaaaataaatgtaaaggttTTGGACGCGAATGATAACGCTCCGGTTTTTACCAAGAAGCTCTACAGAGCTTCTATCCGAGAGAATTCGTCAAAGGGGACACTTGTGACAACTGTAAGTGCAAGTGATTCAGATAAAGGTGTTAATGGTGAAGTGTCATACGCCATTAGACGTATCAAAGATGAACACAGTGGCATATTTGAACTAGATGAAAAATCGGGTGAAATTTTTGTTAGAGAGAGTATAGATTATGAAAAAATGCAGAAATTTGAAATAGACGTTGAAGCTAGAGATCACGGTGGTTTTACAGATTCTTGCGCTGTTGTCGTTGATGTAATTGACGTGAATGATAACATTCCCATTATAACATTAACATCATTCACTAATCCGGTTTTTGAAGACGCTTCACCTGGAACTACTATTGCAGTTCTTAACGTTAAAGATTTAGACTCGGGGGAAAACGGTCAGGTGACATGTGTGATTAGTGAAAACAGCCCTCTTGTAATAAAATCATCCCTAATGAATTATTTTACGTTAGAGACTGTGGAAAATTTAGACAGGGAAACGCATGCAGAATATAACATTACAATCACTGCTAGAGACCACGGCTCACCTTCTCTCTCCGGTTACAAGACGTTACATATTAGAGTTTCTGATGTGAACGATAATGCGC CAGTATTTGAAAAACTGTCCTATGGTGTCAATTTAGTAGAAAACAACACACCCGGTGTTTCCATTTTGACTGTAAAAGCGAATGATCCCGACTGCTGTCAGAACGCGCGCGTCTCCTACCTGCTGGAGGACTCGGAGGTCAACGGTGTGTCCGCCTCTTCTCTCGTGTCAGTAAATGCCGAAAGCGGGGTAATTCACGCCATGCATTCTTTCGATTATGAGAAACTTAAAGAATTTCAAGTTAAAGTTAGAGCTCAGGATGCGGGCTCACCTCCATTAAGCAGAAACGCCACAATTCGAATTATCATCCAGGACCAGAACGACAACGCGCCTCAGATCCTCTACCCAGTACAGACTGGTGGCTTCTCGGTCGCAGAGATGGTGCCTCGTTCAGCTGATGTGGGCTATCTTGTCACTAAAGTGGTGGCCGTCGATGTGGACTCTGGACAGAATGCCTGGCTCTCATATAAACTGCAGAAAGCGACAGACAGGGCGCTGTTTGAAGTGGGCTCACAAAACGGGGAAATCAGAACTATACGCCCGGTGAGTGATAAAGACGCCATGAAACAAAGGCTTACTGTTATTGTGGAGGACAACGGACAGCCGTCTCGCTCTGCTACAGTCAACGTTAATGTGATGGTGGCGGACAGCTTCCCTGAAGTACTCTCGGAATTCAGTGACAATACTCACGAGAAGGATTATAATGACAACCTGACTTTTTATTTAGTCCTGGCTCTGGCTGTagtgtccttcctcttcatTTTGTCATTAGTAGTGATTATATCCGTGAAAATCTATAGATGGAGACAATCACGCATCTTTTATCAGTCCAACCTGCCAGTTATACCGTATTATCCAACACTTTACTCAGACGCCGGAGGTACAGGAACTTTACAGCATATGCACAACTACGAG GTGTACATGAcgaatgactccaggaagagtGACTGTAAGTTTGTCAGACCGAGCAGTCAGAGCGTTTTAATGGTGGATCCTAATTCTGCTGAGATAATGGAGCGCACACTGCGTGAAAAGaacattatggatgagaatgatTTG AACCCATCCAACACAGAATGGCATTTCGCCCAGAACCAGAGACCTGGACCCAGTGG TAAGAACAGGTTCCACACTACACAGGAGAGGTCGGCTCCCTATGGGATAATGAG AGCCGGGCCCAGCCCTGATGAATCGGGTGTCCCCATGTCTGGAACGGCAACCGGCCCGTGGCCTAACCCCCCCACAGAGGCTGAGCAGCTCCAAGCCCTGATGGCAGCTGCAAACG AAGCGAATGAGGCCAGTGGCCCCCACCTCAGACCCGGCACTATGGGCCGCTGTGGCCCCCAGTTCGCCATGCAGCACATGCCAGACTACCGGCAGAACGTCTACATCCCCGGCAGCACTGCCACCCTCCTGGCCGCTTCCCCGCAGCaagccctgccccctccccaggaGCAGGGgccacctcccatccaggctgagccCCCCAAGCCAGCTCAGACTCCTGCCAGCAAGAAGAAGTCGGCCAAAAAGGACAAGAAATAA
- the LOC125712471 gene encoding protocadherin gamma-A11-like isoform X4: MAKMAFRKTSGNMKEHIRLWIIFLSFSYVTHGQMRYSIPEEMVKGSVIGDFAADLGIDVKRLKSGRARIVAGDSSRYVELNTDKGILVVNERIDRETVCNQMSPCSFNTEIILENPIHLYSISIEILDINDHVPTFSRDEINIEMNEAAVPGARFLLDSAYDPDVGINTIQSYSLKPTDNFILKQETRSDGTKYIEMMLQSPVDREKQEDLSLTLTATDGGHPPRSGAMKINVKVLDANDNAPVFTKKLYRASIRENSSKGTLVTTVSASDSDKGVNGEVSYAIRRIKDEHSGIFELDEKSGEIFVRESIDYEKMQKFEIDVEARDHGGFTDSCAVVVDVIDVNDNIPIITLTSFTNPVFEDASPGTTIAVLNVKDLDSGENGQVTCVISENSPLVIKSSLMNYFTLETVENLDRETHAEYNITITARDHGSPSLSGYKTLHIRVSDVNDNAPVFEKLSYGVNLVENNTPGVSILTVKANDPDCCQNARVSYLLEDSEVNGVSASSLVSVNAESGVIHAMHSFDYEKLKEFQVKVRAQDAGSPPLSRNATIRIIIQDQNDNAPQILYPVQTGGFSVAEMVPRSADVGYLVTKVVAVDVDSGQNAWLSYKLQKATDRALFEVGSQNGEIRTIRPVSDKDAMKQRLTVIVEDNGQPSRSATVNVNVMVADSFPEVLSEFSDNTHEKDYNDNLTFYLVLALAVVSFLFILSLVVIISVKIYRWRQSRIFYQSNLPVIPYYPTLYSDAGGTGTLQHMHNYEVYMTTDSRKSDEKYLRPYRETMVTLDTSGAQILQEVEKNWEESAKSDIQNPSNTEWHFAQNQRPGPSGKNRFHTTQERSAPYGIMRAGPSPDESGVPMSGTATGPWPNPPTEAEQLQALMAAANEANEASGPHLRPGTMGRCGPQFAMQHMPDYRQNVYIPGSTATLLAASPQQALPPPQEQGPPPIQAEPPKPAQTPASKKKSAKKDKK; encoded by the exons ATGGCGAAAATGGCTTTCAGAAAAACATCCGGCAATATGAAGGAGCATATACGACTTTGGATAATTTTCCTTTCGTTTTCTTATGTAACCCATGGACAAATGCGATACTCTATTCCGGAGGAGATGGTGAAAGGCTCCGTCATCGGTGATTTCGCTGCGGATTTGGGAATCGACGTTAAAAGACTGAAAAGCGGCCGAGCTCGGATCGTTGCCGGAGACAGCAGTCGGTACGTGGAGCTGAACACAGACAAAGGAATACTGGTGGTCAATGAGAGAATAGACAGGGAGACGGTTTGTAATCAAATGTCTCCGTGCAGTTTCAACACTGAGATTATTCTCGAAAATCCAATCCACTTGTATAGTATTTCTATAGAAATATTGGATATAAACGATCATGTTCCAACATTTTCTAGAGATGagataaatattgaaatgaatgAGGCGGCGGTGCCCGGTGCGCGGTTTTTACTGGACAGCGCTTATGATCCAGATGTCGGTATTAATACCATACAGAGCTACAGTCTGAAACCGACTGATAACTTTATATTAAAACAGGAAACTCGTTCTGATGGCACTAAATATATTGAGATGATGCTACAATCCCCcgtagacagagagaaacaggaggactTGTCTCTAACATTAACTGCTACAGACGGGGGTCACCCACCGAGGTCCGGggcaatgaaaataaatgtaaaggttTTGGACGCGAATGATAACGCTCCGGTTTTTACCAAGAAGCTCTACAGAGCTTCTATCCGAGAGAATTCGTCAAAGGGGACACTTGTGACAACTGTAAGTGCAAGTGATTCAGATAAAGGTGTTAATGGTGAAGTGTCATACGCCATTAGACGTATCAAAGATGAACACAGTGGCATATTTGAACTAGATGAAAAATCGGGTGAAATTTTTGTTAGAGAGAGTATAGATTATGAAAAAATGCAGAAATTTGAAATAGACGTTGAAGCTAGAGATCACGGTGGTTTTACAGATTCTTGCGCTGTTGTCGTTGATGTAATTGACGTGAATGATAACATTCCCATTATAACATTAACATCATTCACTAATCCGGTTTTTGAAGACGCTTCACCTGGAACTACTATTGCAGTTCTTAACGTTAAAGATTTAGACTCGGGGGAAAACGGTCAGGTGACATGTGTGATTAGTGAAAACAGCCCTCTTGTAATAAAATCATCCCTAATGAATTATTTTACGTTAGAGACTGTGGAAAATTTAGACAGGGAAACGCATGCAGAATATAACATTACAATCACTGCTAGAGACCACGGCTCACCTTCTCTCTCCGGTTACAAGACGTTACATATTAGAGTTTCTGATGTGAACGATAATGCGC CAGTATTTGAAAAACTGTCCTATGGTGTCAATTTAGTAGAAAACAACACACCCGGTGTTTCCATTTTGACTGTAAAAGCGAATGATCCCGACTGCTGTCAGAACGCGCGCGTCTCCTACCTGCTGGAGGACTCGGAGGTCAACGGTGTGTCCGCCTCTTCTCTCGTGTCAGTAAATGCCGAAAGCGGGGTAATTCACGCCATGCATTCTTTCGATTATGAGAAACTTAAAGAATTTCAAGTTAAAGTTAGAGCTCAGGATGCGGGCTCACCTCCATTAAGCAGAAACGCCACAATTCGAATTATCATCCAGGACCAGAACGACAACGCGCCTCAGATCCTCTACCCAGTACAGACTGGTGGCTTCTCGGTCGCAGAGATGGTGCCTCGTTCAGCTGATGTGGGCTATCTTGTCACTAAAGTGGTGGCCGTCGATGTGGACTCTGGACAGAATGCCTGGCTCTCATATAAACTGCAGAAAGCGACAGACAGGGCGCTGTTTGAAGTGGGCTCACAAAACGGGGAAATCAGAACTATACGCCCGGTGAGTGATAAAGACGCCATGAAACAAAGGCTTACTGTTATTGTGGAGGACAACGGACAGCCGTCTCGCTCTGCTACAGTCAACGTTAATGTGATGGTGGCGGACAGCTTCCCTGAAGTACTCTCGGAATTCAGTGACAATACTCACGAGAAGGATTATAATGACAACCTGACTTTTTATTTAGTCCTGGCTCTGGCTGTagtgtccttcctcttcatTTTGTCATTAGTAGTGATTATATCCGTGAAAATCTATAGATGGAGACAATCACGCATCTTTTATCAGTCCAACCTGCCAGTTATACCGTATTATCCAACACTTTACTCAGACGCCGGAGGTACAGGAACTTTACAGCATATGCACAACTACGAGGTGTATATGACGACTGACTCTAGAAAAAGTGATGAGAAATATCTCAGACCGTATCGAGAAACTATGGTTACTTTGGACACTAGTGGAGCTCAGATCCTACAGGAAGTGGAAAAGAATTGGGAAGAAAGTGCGAAATCAGATATACAG AACCCATCCAACACAGAATGGCATTTCGCCCAGAACCAGAGACCTGGACCCAGTGG TAAGAACAGGTTCCACACTACACAGGAGAGGTCGGCTCCCTATGGGATAATGAG AGCCGGGCCCAGCCCTGATGAATCGGGTGTCCCCATGTCTGGAACGGCAACCGGCCCGTGGCCTAACCCCCCCACAGAGGCTGAGCAGCTCCAAGCCCTGATGGCAGCTGCAAACG AAGCGAATGAGGCCAGTGGCCCCCACCTCAGACCCGGCACTATGGGCCGCTGTGGCCCCCAGTTCGCCATGCAGCACATGCCAGACTACCGGCAGAACGTCTACATCCCCGGCAGCACTGCCACCCTCCTGGCCGCTTCCCCGCAGCaagccctgccccctccccaggaGCAGGGgccacctcccatccaggctgagccCCCCAAGCCAGCTCAGACTCCTGCCAGCAAGAAGAAGTCGGCCAAAAAGGACAAGAAATAA
- the LOC125712471 gene encoding protocadherin gamma-A11-like isoform X45, producing the protein MAKMAFRKTSGNMKEHIRLWIIFLSFSYVTHGQMRYSIPEEMVKGSVIGDFAADLGIDVKRLKSGRARIVAGDSSRYVELNTDKGILVVNERIDRETVCNQMSPCSFNTEIILENPIHLYSISIEILDINDHVPTFSRDEINIEMNEAAVPGARFLLDSAYDPDVGINTIQSYSLKPTDNFILKQETRSDGTKYIEMMLQSPVDREKQEDLSLTLTATDGGHPPRSGAMKINVKVLDANDNAPVFTKKLYRASIRENSSKGTLVTTVSASDSDKGVNGEVSYAIRRIKDEHSGIFELDEKSGEIFVRESIDYEKMQKFEIDVEARDHGGFTDSCAVVVDVIDVNDNIPIITLTSFTNPVFEDASPGTTIAVLNVKDLDSGENGQVTCVISENSPLVIKSSLMNYFTLETVENLDRETHAEYNITITARDHGSPSLSGYKTLHIRVSDVNDNAPVFEQRSYEVRLIENNTPGVSIFTVKANDADCCQNARVSYLLEDSEVNGVSASSLVSVNAESGVIHAVHSFDYEKLKEFQIKVRAQDAGSPPLSGNATVRIIIQDQNDNAPQILYPVQTGGSSVAEMVPRSTDVGYLVTKVVAVDVDSGQNAWLSYKLQKATDRALFEVGSQNGEIRTIRPVSDKDAMKQRLTVIVEDNGQPSRSATVNVNVMVADSFPEVLSEFSDNTHDKDYNDNLTFYLVLALAVVSFLFILSLVVIISVKIYRWRQSRIFNQSNLPVIPYYPTLYSDVGGTGTLPHAYNYEVYMTADSRKSDFKLVGPSSQNAFIMDPSSAETMTLSHEETVLPVSDFNPSNTEWHFAQNQRPGPSGAGPSPDESGVPMSGTATGPWPNPPTEAEQLQALMAAANEANEASGPHLRPGTMGRCGPQFAMQHMPDYRQNVYIPGSTATLLAASPQQALPPPQEQGPPPIQAEPPKPAQTPASKKKSAKKDKK; encoded by the exons ATGGCGAAAATGGCTTTCAGAAAAACATCCGGCAATATGAAGGAGCATATACGACTTTGGATAATTTTCCTTTCGTTTTCTTATGTAACCCATGGACAAATGCGATACTCTATTCCGGAGGAGATGGTGAAAGGCTCCGTCATCGGTGATTTCGCTGCGGATTTGGGAATCGACGTTAAAAGACTGAAAAGCGGCCGAGCTCGGATCGTTGCCGGAGACAGCAGTCGGTACGTGGAGCTGAACACAGACAAAGGAATACTGGTGGTCAATGAGAGAATAGACAGGGAGACGGTTTGTAATCAAATGTCTCCGTGCAGTTTCAACACTGAGATTATTCTCGAAAATCCAATCCACTTGTATAGTATTTCTATAGAAATATTGGATATAAACGATCATGTTCCAACATTTTCTAGAGATGagataaatattgaaatgaatgAGGCGGCGGTGCCCGGTGCGCGGTTTTTACTGGACAGCGCTTATGATCCAGATGTCGGTATTAATACCATACAGAGCTACAGTCTGAAACCGACTGATAACTTTATATTAAAACAGGAAACTCGTTCTGATGGCACTAAATATATTGAGATGATGCTACAATCCCCcgtagacagagagaaacaggaggactTGTCTCTAACATTAACTGCTACAGACGGGGGTCACCCACCGAGGTCCGGggcaatgaaaataaatgtaaaggttTTGGACGCGAATGATAACGCTCCGGTTTTTACCAAGAAGCTCTACAGAGCTTCTATCCGAGAGAATTCGTCAAAGGGGACACTTGTGACAACTGTAAGTGCAAGTGATTCAGATAAAGGTGTTAATGGTGAAGTGTCATACGCCATTAGACGTATCAAAGATGAACACAGTGGCATATTTGAACTAGATGAAAAATCGGGTGAAATTTTTGTTAGAGAGAGTATAGATTATGAAAAAATGCAGAAATTTGAAATAGACGTTGAAGCTAGAGATCACGGTGGTTTTACAGATTCTTGCGCTGTTGTCGTTGATGTAATTGACGTGAATGATAACATTCCCATTATAACATTAACATCATTCACTAATCCGGTTTTTGAAGACGCTTCACCTGGAACTACTATTGCAGTTCTTAACGTTAAAGATTTAGACTCGGGGGAAAACGGTCAGGTGACATGTGTGATTAGTGAAAACAGCCCTCTTGTAATAAAATCATCCCTAATGAATTATTTTACGTTAGAGACTGTGGAAAATTTAGACAGGGAAACGCATGCAGAATATAACATTACAATCACTGCTAGAGACCACGGCTCACCTTCTCTCTCCGGTTACAAGACGTTACATATTAGAGTTTCTGATGTGAACGATAATGCGCCTGTTTTTGAACAACGATCTTATGAAGTTCGTTTGATAGAAAACAACACACCCGGTGTTTCCATTTTCACCGTAAAAGCGAATGATGCCGACTGCTGCCAGAACGCGCGCGTCTCCTACCTGCTGGAGGACTCGGAGGTCAACGGTGTGTCCGCCTCTTCTCTCGTGTCAGTAAATGCCGAAAGCGGGGTAATTCACGCCGTGCATTCTTTCGATTATGAGAAACTTAAAGAATTTCAAATTAAAGTGAGAGCTCAGGATGCGGGCTCACCTCCATTAAGTGGAAATGCTACAGTTCGCATTATCATCCAGGACCAGAACGACAACGCGCCTCAGATCCTCTACCCAGTACAGACTGGTGGCTCCTCGGTGGCAGAGATGGTGCCTCGTTCAACTGATGTGGGCTATCTTGTCACTAAAGTGGTGGCCGTCGATGTGGACTCTGGACAGAATGCCTGGCTCTCATATAAACTGCAGAAAGCGACAGACAGGGCGCTGTTTGAAGTGGGCTCACAAAACGGGGAAATCAGAACTATACGCCCGGTGAGTGATAAAGACGCCATGAAACAAAGGCTTACTGTTATTGTGGAGGACAACGGACAGCCGTCTCGCTCAGCTACAGTCAACGTTAATGTGATGGTGGCGGACAGCTTCCCTGAAGTACTCTCGGAATTCAGCGACAATACTCACGACAAGGATTACAATGACAACCTGACTTTTTATTTAGTTCTGGCTTTGGCTGTagtgtccttcctcttcatTTTATCTTTAGTAGTGATTATATCTGTGAAAATCTATAGATGGAGACAATCACGCATCTTTAATCAGTCCAATCTGCCAGTTATACCGTATTATCCAACACTTTACTCAGACGTTGGAGGTACCGGAACTTTGCCGCATGCGTACAACTACGAGGTGTATATGACGGCAGACTCCAGGAAAAGCGACTTTAAGTTAGTCGGACCAAGCAGTCAAAATGCTTTCATAATGGATCCCAGTTCTGCAGAGACGATGACGCTTTCACATGAAGAAACTGTCTTACCTGTCTCTGATTTC AACCCATCCAACACAGAATGGCATTTCGCCCAGAACCAGAGACCTGGACCCAGTGG AGCCGGGCCCAGCCCTGATGAATCGGGTGTCCCCATGTCTGGAACGGCAACCGGCCCGTGGCCTAACCCCCCCACAGAGGCTGAGCAGCTCCAAGCCCTGATGGCAGCTGCAAACG AAGCGAATGAGGCCAGTGGCCCCCACCTCAGACCCGGCACTATGGGCCGCTGTGGCCCCCAGTTCGCCATGCAGCACATGCCAGACTACCGGCAGAACGTCTACATCCCCGGCAGCACTGCCACCCTCCTGGCCGCTTCCCCGCAGCaagccctgccccctccccaggaGCAGGGgccacctcccatccaggctgagccCCCCAAGCCAGCTCAGACTCCTGCCAGCAAGAAGAAGTCGGCCAAAAAGGACAAGAAATAA